The following proteins come from a genomic window of Mariniflexile sp. TRM1-10:
- a CDS encoding pectate lyase family protein, translating to MRLIKHISGSLLLAAFALLNVQCQSNSKTEKQIVKVDFDFSGRRLSEVHDPLYQSWVINEADKDEKSFGNIKVTLKGQFSSKWFKLGMSAPYYAQLVSDGLEANNTLEFSISGLNPGKHSLLTFHNTFDKLGDKQLSPINIYVNNTLVETVSPSNRAFSKIETATAYFVFHAEQGKDVVIRFETASKDLMPEFIINGFEIDTPDIKKQAHTPQPNNADEHVAVDGDLSLEWQSPKGTIAHHLYFGEDEEAVKKADETTSEYQGELKENAFKVNDLYSMNTYYWRVDAVDAEGEITEGNVWSFRPAQLAFPGAQGYGRFAIGGRGGKVVEVTNLNDDGPGSLRDAVNQDIGPRTIVFNVSGNIQLKSRLVVSQPYITIAGQTAPGDGITISRAPVGLTGDDGIVQFLRVRIGSGTTFDGMGLTGADHSIIDHCSISWTIDESFSSRGAHNITLQRTLIFEALNVAGHDKYEAGKMHGYAATIGGDIGSFHHNLLAHNYGRNWSMGGGLNGDGYYSGRLDIRNNVVYNWGHRTTDGGANEVNFVNNYYKPGASTDIFFALTADHEGVGKGSQRYFFEGNVMPGHFDESNQEKGRRSKNNEIVDYETFVDEPFFESFVETQTAIAAYKNVLSDVGANQPAMDKHDTRIINETLKGTYTFKGSKSGLPGMIDTEEDAGGFPKYANETRSKDWDTDHDGLPNWWEEAHGLNVQSASNDFSDANSDQDKNGYTQLEEYLHWMGQPHYFVTLEEPLEFSIVNYFKGYEKSPVYGFSEVKNGEVSMKDGMVKFKATQKGLASFNITVKDAEGDTMTRAINVYIK from the coding sequence ATGAGACTTATAAAACATATTTCGGGTTCTTTGTTACTAGCAGCATTCGCATTATTAAATGTACAATGTCAAAGCAACAGCAAAACAGAAAAGCAAATAGTAAAAGTAGATTTTGATTTCTCAGGAAGAAGATTGTCTGAAGTTCATGATCCTTTATACCAATCGTGGGTTATAAACGAAGCTGACAAAGATGAAAAGTCTTTTGGAAACATAAAAGTGACGTTAAAGGGGCAATTTTCATCTAAATGGTTTAAATTAGGGATGAGTGCACCATACTATGCACAATTGGTTAGCGACGGCTTGGAAGCAAACAATACGCTGGAATTTAGTATCAGTGGGCTAAACCCAGGAAAACACTCATTACTTACTTTTCATAATACGTTCGATAAATTAGGTGACAAGCAGCTTTCGCCTATCAATATTTATGTAAACAATACGCTTGTAGAAACCGTTTCACCTAGTAACAGGGCGTTTTCAAAAATTGAAACTGCAACCGCATATTTTGTGTTTCATGCAGAACAAGGAAAAGATGTGGTAATCAGATTTGAAACAGCTTCAAAAGACCTCATGCCAGAATTTATAATTAATGGTTTTGAAATAGATACACCAGATATTAAAAAACAAGCCCATACACCACAACCAAATAATGCAGACGAACATGTGGCAGTTGATGGTGATTTAAGCTTAGAATGGCAATCACCTAAAGGAACGATAGCACATCATTTATATTTTGGCGAAGATGAAGAAGCAGTGAAAAAAGCTGATGAAACGACTTCAGAATACCAAGGAGAATTAAAAGAAAATGCGTTTAAAGTAAACGATTTGTACAGTATGAATACCTATTACTGGCGTGTCGATGCGGTTGATGCTGAAGGTGAAATTACTGAAGGAAATGTGTGGTCGTTCAGGCCAGCACAATTGGCATTTCCAGGAGCCCAAGGTTACGGACGTTTTGCCATTGGAGGTCGAGGTGGAAAAGTAGTAGAAGTTACTAATTTAAATGATGACGGTCCAGGGAGTTTGCGTGATGCCGTAAATCAAGATATTGGACCAAGAACCATTGTGTTTAACGTGTCTGGGAATATCCAATTAAAATCAAGATTGGTTGTGAGTCAACCCTATATTACCATAGCAGGACAAACGGCTCCAGGTGATGGTATCACTATTAGTAGAGCACCTGTTGGTCTTACGGGCGATGATGGTATTGTTCAATTTTTAAGAGTTAGGATTGGTTCTGGCACTACGTTTGATGGGATGGGACTTACAGGAGCCGATCATAGTATTATAGACCATTGTTCTATCAGCTGGACGATTGATGAGTCCTTTAGTTCACGTGGAGCACACAATATTACGTTACAACGAACATTAATTTTCGAAGCCTTAAATGTTGCGGGACACGATAAATACGAAGCAGGAAAAATGCATGGTTATGCAGCAACTATTGGTGGCGATATAGGAAGTTTTCATCACAATTTATTGGCGCACAATTACGGACGGAACTGGAGTATGGGCGGTGGATTAAATGGAGATGGTTATTACTCAGGTCGTTTGGATATTCGAAACAATGTGGTTTATAATTGGGGACATCGCACAACGGACGGTGGCGCCAATGAAGTGAATTTTGTGAATAATTATTATAAACCTGGAGCATCAACAGATATCTTTTTTGCTTTAACAGCAGACCACGAAGGCGTTGGAAAAGGGAGTCAGCGATATTTCTTTGAAGGAAATGTAATGCCAGGTCATTTTGATGAAAGTAATCAGGAAAAAGGAAGACGTTCTAAGAATAATGAGATTGTCGATTATGAAACCTTTGTAGATGAGCCTTTTTTTGAGTCTTTCGTGGAAACACAAACAGCAATAGCAGCATACAAGAATGTATTGTCCGATGTGGGAGCCAATCAACCAGCAATGGACAAACATGACACCCGTATTATTAATGAAACATTAAAAGGAACTTATACATTTAAAGGAAGTAAAAGCGGATTGCCAGGAATGATAGATACTGAAGAAGATGCAGGTGGATTTCCAAAATATGCCAATGAAACCCGTTCTAAGGATTGGGATACCGATCATGATGGTTTACCAAATTGGTGGGAAGAAGCACATGGTTTAAATGTGCAATCGGCGTCCAATGATTTTTCAGATGCTAACAGCGACCAAGATAAAAATGGTTACACGCAATTAGAAGAATATTTACATTGGATGGGGCAACCACATTATTTTGTTACCTTAGAAGAACCATTGGAATTTTCAATAGTTAACTATTTTAAAGGTTACGAGAAAAGTCCAGTTTATGGTTTTTCAGAAGTAAAAAATGGAGAAGTATCAATGAAAGACGGAATGGTCAAATTTAAAGCCACTCAAAAAGGATTGGCGTCTTTCAATATCACTGTAAAAGATGCCGAGGGAGACACCATGACTCGCGCAATAAACGTATACATTAAATAA
- a CDS encoding DUF5703 domain-containing protein, with protein MKYTVCYMFLFFMLSAKAQIPVLEDYNQIWNTQSENSSESMPLGGGDIGLNVWVENGDLYFYFSRSGTFDEHNTVLKLGRVKVELEPNPFKDNKEFHQELKLKDGYVLITQNNTEIKLWVDVFKPVIHLDLKSKTPLKMKASYESWRYKNREVKGKANNANSYKWAPQGEIITYQDSINFENDAIKFYHKNREYTVFDVAVKQQKMESVKDSMMNPLKHLTFGGTMKGKGMRPNGTYSGVYQDTDFKGYQLVSEKYSKKHALQITLHTKQTHSISIWEDGLNDQISNYKKNHKLSVLWWNNFWNRSFIYTETSHSIQKDSVYQMGQNYQLFRYMLGCNAYGKYPTKFNGGLFTYDPVYTNSELPFTPDFRNWGGGTMTQQNQRLVYFPMLKSGDFDMMVSQLDYYLTLQKNAELRSKVYWNHNGAAFTEQLENFGLPNPAEYEWKRPADYDPGMQYNAWLEYQWDTVFEFCKMMLEQNEYAHIEVKKYNPFIISCLRFFDEHYQYLAKKRGRKALDANGHLVLYPGSAVETYKMANNANSTISALKVISEKLLKVSQNDLTEEEVAYLTDFQSRIPPLNFREINDKKVLAPAKSWERINNTEAAQLYPVFPWKLYGVGLPDLEVAQNTYYLDEDLLKFRSHVGWKQDNIMAARLGLTNEAAKYSLMKMANSGRRFPAFWGPGFDWVPDHNWGGSGMIGMQEMLLQEVHGKIVLFPAWPKDWNVHFKLHATQNTTVEAKLENGKVNIIKVTPQSRRKDIQNILEYTIKEKINLK; from the coding sequence ATGAAGTACACGGTATGTTACATGTTTTTGTTTTTTATGCTTTCCGCGAAAGCGCAAATTCCTGTACTCGAAGATTACAATCAAATTTGGAACACGCAAAGTGAAAACTCATCCGAATCCATGCCGTTGGGTGGTGGCGACATCGGCTTAAATGTCTGGGTTGAAAATGGCGATTTGTATTTTTATTTTTCACGCAGTGGCACTTTTGATGAACATAATACAGTGTTGAAATTAGGGCGTGTAAAAGTTGAGTTAGAACCCAATCCGTTTAAAGATAACAAGGAGTTTCATCAAGAATTAAAATTAAAAGACGGTTATGTTTTAATCACCCAAAACAATACTGAAATTAAACTGTGGGTCGATGTTTTTAAACCCGTAATCCACTTAGACTTAAAAAGCAAAACTCCTTTAAAAATGAAAGCGTCTTACGAAAGTTGGCGTTATAAAAACCGCGAAGTCAAAGGGAAAGCCAATAATGCAAATTCCTATAAATGGGCACCACAGGGTGAAATTATTACGTATCAAGATTCTATCAATTTTGAAAATGATGCTATAAAATTCTATCATAAAAACCGAGAGTACACCGTGTTTGATGTGGCTGTGAAGCAGCAAAAAATGGAATCGGTTAAAGATAGTATGATGAATCCTTTAAAGCATTTAACATTTGGTGGTACAATGAAGGGAAAAGGCATGAGACCAAATGGAACCTATTCTGGAGTTTATCAAGACACCGATTTTAAAGGCTACCAGTTAGTAAGTGAAAAGTATTCAAAAAAACACGCGTTACAAATAACATTACATACAAAACAAACACATAGTATTTCTATTTGGGAAGATGGTTTAAACGACCAAATTTCCAACTACAAAAAAAATCATAAGCTTTCTGTTTTATGGTGGAACAACTTTTGGAACCGTAGTTTTATTTATACTGAAACGAGCCATTCAATACAAAAAGATTCAGTCTATCAAATGGGTCAAAATTACCAGCTTTTTAGGTATATGTTAGGTTGTAATGCATACGGAAAGTACCCCACAAAATTTAATGGGGGATTGTTTACTTACGATCCTGTTTATACCAATTCAGAGTTGCCCTTTACTCCAGATTTTAGAAATTGGGGAGGTGGCACCATGACCCAACAAAATCAGCGATTGGTATATTTTCCGATGCTAAAAAGTGGCGATTTTGATATGATGGTATCACAACTTGACTATTATTTGACTTTGCAAAAAAATGCCGAACTCCGAAGCAAAGTCTATTGGAATCATAATGGCGCAGCTTTTACCGAGCAATTAGAAAATTTTGGATTGCCAAATCCTGCTGAATACGAATGGAAACGACCAGCAGATTATGATCCGGGTATGCAATACAATGCATGGTTAGAATACCAATGGGATACGGTGTTCGAGTTCTGTAAGATGATGTTGGAACAAAACGAATATGCCCATATTGAGGTAAAAAAATACAATCCGTTTATAATAAGTTGCCTTCGTTTTTTTGATGAACATTACCAATATTTAGCCAAAAAAAGAGGAAGAAAAGCTTTAGATGCCAACGGGCATTTAGTACTGTATCCCGGTTCGGCGGTCGAAACTTATAAAATGGCAAACAATGCCAATAGTACCATTTCAGCATTAAAAGTGATTTCAGAAAAATTATTGAAAGTATCGCAAAATGACTTAACTGAAGAAGAAGTGGCTTATCTAACGGACTTCCAAAGTCGAATTCCACCATTAAATTTTAGGGAAATCAATGATAAAAAAGTATTAGCTCCAGCAAAGTCTTGGGAACGTATTAACAATACCGAAGCTGCCCAATTGTACCCTGTGTTTCCGTGGAAATTATACGGCGTAGGGTTGCCCGATTTAGAAGTGGCTCAAAACACGTATTATCTAGATGAGGATTTACTGAAATTTAGAAGTCATGTAGGTTGGAAACAAGATAATATTATGGCTGCTAGATTGGGTTTAACCAACGAAGCTGCTAAATACAGTTTGATGAAAATGGCAAATTCAGGCAGACGATTTCCCGCATTTTGGGGACCAGGTTTCGATTGGGTGCCAGATCATAATTGGGGTGGTTCGGGTATGATTGGTATGCAAGAGATGCTGTTACAGGAAGTTCATGGTAAAATAGTATTATTTCCTGCGTGGCCAAAAGACTGGAATGTGCATTTTAAATTGCATGCCACCCAAAACACCACCGTCGAAGCGAAGTTAGAAAATGGAAAAGTAAATATCATAAAAGTAACTCCTCAATCTAGGAGGAAGGACATTCAAAACATATTAGAGTACACCATAAAAGAAAAAATAAATTTAAAATAA
- a CDS encoding sialate O-acetylesterase produces MGRLIIIAFLSFLASFNINAQIKLPALFTDNMMLQQEMDAPIWGWANKNEKITVLTSWDSKAYETKTDSHGKWLLKVKTPKADYTTYSITVSQGANSITINNILIGEVWLCSGQSNMEMPLKGFPGQPVLGGNEAIVNSTNNHIRFISVPRATVLQPNADFDGHWQVASPKTTGNFSATAWYFGSLLQEVLNVPIGMVEVSYGGSNVEAWMHAEMFKDFKNISIPKSKEDFKEAPNREPTTLFNGMLAPVVGYGIKGCIWYQGESNRDRPFEYKDLFKKMVTSWRGLWNQGEFPFYFAQIAPFDYTRFHQNNYLEKYNSAYLREAQLNASKELTHSGMAVLMDVGEKNNIHPANKEKGGNRLAYLALAKTYGMEGFEFESPEFNAMEIKGSTITVSFNNVPNGITSYNKEVLGFEIAGENKVFYPAKAVLRSKSVLLSSPQVEKPIAVRYLFKDFTTAEIFSTGGLPMSSFRTDDWYKD; encoded by the coding sequence ATGGGAAGACTAATTATTATCGCATTTTTAAGTTTTTTGGCGTCATTTAATATAAATGCGCAAATAAAATTACCAGCACTGTTTACAGACAATATGATGCTTCAACAAGAAATGGATGCGCCAATTTGGGGATGGGCTAACAAAAATGAAAAAATAACGGTACTAACATCATGGGATTCTAAAGCCTATGAAACAAAAACAGATAGCCATGGTAAATGGTTGCTAAAAGTAAAAACACCAAAAGCCGATTATACAACGTACAGTATTACGGTTTCACAAGGGGCAAATTCAATAACCATTAACAATATATTAATAGGCGAGGTTTGGTTATGTTCGGGGCAATCTAATATGGAAATGCCCTTAAAAGGATTTCCTGGGCAACCTGTTTTAGGAGGAAATGAGGCCATAGTGAATTCAACCAACAATCATATTCGGTTTATAAGTGTGCCAAGAGCAACTGTATTACAACCCAACGCTGATTTTGATGGGCATTGGCAAGTAGCCTCACCAAAAACCACCGGGAACTTTAGTGCCACGGCATGGTATTTTGGATCGCTGCTTCAAGAGGTTTTAAATGTTCCTATTGGTATGGTAGAAGTATCTTATGGTGGTTCGAATGTAGAAGCTTGGATGCATGCAGAAATGTTTAAGGATTTTAAAAACATTTCAATTCCTAAAAGTAAAGAAGATTTTAAAGAAGCACCAAATCGCGAACCCACCACCTTGTTCAATGGGATGTTAGCACCTGTTGTTGGATATGGTATAAAAGGGTGTATTTGGTATCAAGGCGAATCGAATCGTGATAGACCGTTTGAATACAAAGATTTATTTAAAAAAATGGTAACATCTTGGAGAGGGTTATGGAATCAAGGAGAGTTTCCGTTTTACTTTGCACAGATTGCACCATTTGATTATACACGATTTCATCAAAACAATTACTTAGAGAAATATAATTCAGCCTATTTAAGGGAAGCACAATTAAACGCCTCAAAGGAATTGACTCATTCTGGAATGGCTGTTTTAATGGATGTAGGCGAGAAAAATAACATCCATCCGGCCAATAAAGAAAAAGGTGGTAACCGTTTGGCATATTTGGCATTGGCAAAAACCTACGGCATGGAAGGTTTTGAATTTGAAAGTCCAGAGTTTAATGCCATGGAAATAAAAGGGAGCACCATAACGGTATCATTTAATAATGTGCCTAATGGCATTACCTCCTACAACAAAGAAGTTTTAGGTTTTGAAATTGCTGGCGAAAACAAGGTTTTTTATCCTGCAAAGGCAGTACTAAGAAGCAAATCGGTTTTGCTTTCTTCGCCTCAAGTAGAAAAACCTATAGCAGTCAGGTATTTGTTTAAAGATTTTACGACAGCCGAAATTTTTAGTACAGGAGGCTTGCCAATGTCTTCTTTTAGAACCGATGATTGGTACAAAGATTAA
- a CDS encoding glycosyl hydrolase: MRFKNKYIFLSFVLFMGLSCKQEQKDNISYFEPTQESAMPWVYWYWMKSAYSKEGITADLEAMKQAGIRGAYLMTIKGPGEDPLMNPPVVQLSDEFWELVHWALTEADRLGMKIAFHPADGFAVAGGPWITPELSMQKVVWADTIVSGNDTKELKLPIPEHYKDYYQDIATFAIPIEKPYKTSVEIQPKISTSIGEKADFLSDASTEQTQLRLYEPGYIQYEFKEPFSCKSLQVETKGNNYQAHRLIVEVSHDGEHFKSLGRLETPRSGWQDTDEDYTHSISATAKYFRFVYNPEGSEPGAEDMDMAKWNQGLKVTKIILSEEPLIDNYQGKSGAVWRISPRVSEVQIPNTDCVDMSKMIDISAFINENGILNWEGATKGNWRILRFGHTSTGHENATAGGGRGLEVDKFNAEAVRFQLDHWFGKMLRVAGPGLSSRVVEILHMDSWECGSQNWSPVFREAFKKRRGYDIVAYLPVMAGIPLNDIETSETILYDVRKTITELTADNFFGTLAEAAKKAGVKFSTENVAPTMTSDGLLHFKYVDYPSGEFWLRSPTHDKPNDMLDAISGGHIYGKDIIQAEAFTQLRMDWDEHPGNLKTLADRNYALGINRFFYHVFVHNPWLDRKPGMTLDPIGTFFQRDQTWWKPGKAFFDYCKNVQFQLQKGKPVIDFAVFTGEEIPSRSVLPDRLVPLIPNVFGAERVASEKLRLENKGQPSARMPKEVKYSKNSTDLSEWVNALNGYKYDSFNSDVLLNAYVKDGSVMFSDQVAYRFLLFPGSTKMSPNNMMSLAVAQKMLALVKDGATVFVNEKPNSIPGKHNDKDKQAWQKVIDALWSGQGKTQWDLGKGKVVQLPYLGHDFSEFGLQPDVSVVAKGQIAWTHRKTAQSDIYFLSNQKAENQLYSFLFRVKGKVPYLYNPITDKETEIKEWYNGKKGTRIPLRFHKNESLFIVFKESTTWNQQHNGKNWSDFETVQTLNEDWILQFDSEFNGPSKPIQINKLFDWTTSANDSIKYYSGTVTYTKTFNWDKNTESDFWLQLEEINNIAEISLNGKDCGVIWTHPYRVNISEAIKKGKNSLKIKVTNTWANRLIGDQQLPEDKRLTWTTAPFRLTDEPLLKAGLLGAINIIKENKENKK, translated from the coding sequence ATGCGATTTAAAAATAAATATATCTTTTTGTCTTTTGTGTTGTTTATGGGACTGTCTTGTAAACAAGAGCAGAAAGATAACATATCCTATTTTGAACCAACGCAAGAAAGTGCCATGCCTTGGGTATATTGGTATTGGATGAAAAGTGCCTATTCTAAAGAAGGCATTACAGCCGATTTAGAAGCCATGAAACAAGCAGGCATTCGTGGGGCTTATTTAATGACGATTAAAGGGCCAGGAGAAGACCCCTTGATGAATCCACCAGTAGTGCAATTAAGTGATGAATTTTGGGAGTTGGTGCATTGGGCTTTAACCGAAGCCGATAGATTAGGAATGAAAATAGCTTTTCACCCTGCCGATGGATTTGCGGTGGCAGGAGGCCCTTGGATTACACCCGAACTGTCCATGCAAAAAGTGGTTTGGGCGGATACTATTGTGAGTGGCAATGACACTAAAGAATTAAAGTTGCCAATTCCAGAGCACTACAAAGATTACTATCAGGATATTGCAACTTTTGCCATTCCTATTGAAAAACCATATAAAACGTCTGTTGAAATTCAGCCTAAAATAAGCACGTCAATAGGAGAGAAAGCTGATTTTTTAAGTGACGCTTCAACAGAGCAAACGCAATTGCGACTGTACGAACCGGGTTATATTCAATATGAATTTAAAGAACCTTTTTCTTGTAAATCCCTTCAGGTTGAAACCAAAGGAAACAATTATCAAGCGCATAGATTAATTGTTGAGGTGAGTCATGATGGTGAACATTTTAAAAGTTTAGGCAGGTTGGAAACACCGCGTTCAGGTTGGCAAGATACGGATGAAGATTACACACATAGTATTTCTGCAACAGCTAAATATTTCCGATTCGTTTACAATCCAGAAGGCTCAGAACCTGGTGCTGAAGATATGGATATGGCGAAGTGGAACCAAGGTTTGAAGGTGACTAAAATAATCCTTTCCGAAGAGCCATTAATCGATAATTATCAAGGAAAATCGGGTGCTGTGTGGCGAATCAGTCCTAGGGTTTCCGAGGTACAAATTCCTAATACCGATTGTGTGGATATGTCGAAAATGATTGATATTTCAGCTTTTATCAATGAAAATGGCATTTTAAACTGGGAAGGAGCAACAAAAGGAAACTGGCGTATTTTACGTTTTGGGCATACGTCTACAGGACATGAAAACGCAACTGCAGGTGGAGGTCGTGGATTGGAAGTAGATAAATTTAATGCCGAAGCAGTTCGTTTTCAATTAGATCATTGGTTCGGAAAAATGCTAAGAGTGGCTGGACCTGGATTATCATCAAGAGTGGTTGAAATTCTGCATATGGACAGTTGGGAATGTGGTAGCCAAAACTGGTCGCCTGTATTTCGAGAAGCATTTAAAAAACGCCGGGGTTATGATATTGTTGCCTATTTACCAGTTATGGCTGGAATTCCGTTGAACGATATAGAAACTTCCGAAACTATTTTGTACGACGTTAGAAAAACCATAACCGAATTAACTGCCGATAATTTTTTCGGAACGTTAGCTGAAGCGGCTAAAAAGGCTGGGGTTAAATTCAGTACTGAAAATGTAGCACCAACCATGACCAGTGATGGTTTGTTGCATTTTAAATATGTTGATTATCCGAGTGGTGAATTTTGGCTAAGAAGTCCAACCCACGATAAACCCAACGATATGCTGGATGCTATTTCTGGTGGACATATATACGGAAAGGATATTATTCAGGCGGAAGCCTTTACGCAGTTAAGAATGGATTGGGACGAGCATCCGGGGAATTTAAAAACCTTGGCGGATAGAAATTATGCTTTGGGAATCAATCGGTTTTTTTACCATGTGTTTGTACACAATCCGTGGTTAGATAGAAAACCAGGAATGACCTTAGATCCTATAGGTACTTTTTTTCAACGTGACCAAACATGGTGGAAACCCGGAAAAGCTTTTTTTGACTATTGTAAAAATGTACAATTTCAATTGCAAAAAGGAAAACCAGTAATCGATTTTGCGGTATTTACAGGAGAAGAAATCCCTTCTAGATCGGTACTTCCGGATAGATTGGTTCCTTTAATTCCAAATGTTTTTGGAGCAGAACGTGTCGCATCAGAAAAATTACGATTAGAAAATAAAGGGCAACCATCGGCAAGAATGCCTAAAGAAGTTAAATATTCAAAAAATAGCACCGATTTATCGGAATGGGTAAACGCGTTAAACGGTTATAAATATGATTCTTTTAATAGTGATGTGTTGTTAAATGCTTATGTAAAAGATGGAAGCGTGATGTTTTCGGATCAAGTAGCTTACAGATTTTTACTGTTTCCGGGAAGCACCAAAATGTCTCCAAACAACATGATGTCTCTAGCTGTAGCCCAAAAAATGTTGGCATTGGTAAAAGATGGAGCGACTGTTTTTGTCAATGAAAAACCAAACAGCATACCTGGAAAACATAATGACAAGGACAAGCAAGCATGGCAGAAAGTAATAGATGCTTTGTGGAGCGGACAAGGAAAAACTCAATGGGATTTAGGGAAAGGAAAAGTAGTGCAATTGCCTTATTTAGGTCATGATTTTTCGGAATTTGGATTGCAACCAGATGTAAGTGTGGTTGCTAAAGGACAAATAGCTTGGACTCATAGAAAAACAGCCCAGAGTGATATTTATTTTTTATCGAATCAGAAAGCTGAAAATCAGCTCTATTCTTTTTTGTTTAGGGTAAAGGGGAAAGTTCCTTATTTATACAATCCTATAACTGATAAAGAAACAGAAATAAAAGAATGGTACAATGGAAAAAAAGGAACCAGGATTCCATTACGATTTCATAAAAACGAATCTTTATTTATTGTTTTTAAGGAATCAACAACATGGAATCAACAGCATAACGGGAAAAATTGGTCTGACTTTGAAACCGTTCAAACTTTAAATGAAGATTGGATACTTCAGTTTGACTCTGAATTTAACGGACCTTCAAAACCCATTCAGATTAATAAATTGTTCGATTGGACAACATCAGCCAATGACAGTATTAAATATTATTCAGGAACGGTAACTTACACTAAAACCTTCAACTGGGATAAAAATACAGAGAGTGATTTTTGGTTGCAGCTTGAAGAGATCAACAATATTGCTGAAATCAGTTTAAACGGAAAAGATTGCGGCGTCATTTGGACGCATCCTTACAGAGTTAATATTTCTGAAGCTATAAAGAAAGGGAAGAATTCCTTAAAAATTAAAGTAACCAATACGTGGGCAAACCGTTTGATTGGCGACCAACAATTACCAGAAGATAAACGATTAACATGGACAACCGCCCCTTTTAGACTAACAGATGAACCACTTTTAAAAGCGGGATTGTTAGGTGCCATTAACATTATTAAAGAAAATAAAGAAAACAAAAAGTAA